The window CGATGGCCGTGGCTAAACTTCGCGAAGAGACCGCGAATGTAGAACCCAGTGACAGGATCACCAGGCCAAAGATCAAGATCGCGGGGACCGGCGCCACAAACATCGCTGCGAAGCCGATAACTGCCAACAGTCCGCTTACCTGGCTCATGCGCAGGTCTCTCCACTTGCCGTGTAGGTGGAGATACTTGCCTAACAGGAAGTTTGTGGCCGGCATCAGGATTAGGAAATTGACGAGCACGAATGTCCCGCGCAGAGAAATGAGCAAGCTGGCCTGGTGCGCTGTTAGTTCTGAATTTCTCATGAACGAGAATCAAGGCACCACGTACCTGAGCAATACTCCAGTGAAATTTCTTGGAGGCATACTGCATCAGTATATTCGAGGACTGTTTGCTGACgaaggaaacaaaaaagatCAAAATGGCCAGGCAGACATTCAAATCCTTCCAAATAAACTGCGTGGACTTTTTGAACTCGCGGAGCTTGCTGATGATTTCATCCCGCATTGTTTTGTTCACCGGTGGTTGAGTCtggtcgtcatcgtcgtcgtcttctgTAGCAATCACCTggctcctcttcttcgctttggcatcttccagcgTCTCGGGAAGAAAGTACATAGGAGTAACACCCAAAATAACTATTCCGATTCCAAGGATATAGGGAAACCAAAGATTATAGGTAGTCATCAAATAGGCGCTGATCGGAGTGGCCAAGACCTCTGCCAATGTGACGCAGGACGACAGTCGGAACAGGGCTGTCGCTCTGCGGAAATGTCAGAACGGATCATTCTGGAGAACACGGATCAGACATAcacttcttcctctgaaAAGACATCGGCAACCATCACCAGCGCGATTGCGCTGAGAACCACGTCGCCCCCACCGATGAGCCGGAAAACCCCTGAGAACCAGATAATGCGGAGAGGCAAGACGTCCGACCACCAGCCTGTAATATTCATATATCAGCAAAGGGGCTCTCCTGCCCAGACGGTTTACACGCACAAACAAGCCGAACCCATGCCTCCCCGAGTATCAAGCCCAGCAACGCAAGGCCCATAACTGGCTTCCGTCCCCAGTGATCTGAGAGGACTCCATAGGGGAGAGAAAGCAGGATACCTGATAGGGATTAGCATCAATCAAGAACGTAATGCGAGAGACATACTGGGGATCCCTTCAAATGTGTCCTTAAGGCCGATAACCAGCGCCAATTCTCCCTGCACTGCCTCCGATTTACACGGATCTCCGTTGGTAATGTTCCCAGCGCGGTGGAGGTTGGTTTGGTAATTTCGACAGATAATCTGCTCAAAGATCTGTGTCTGAGGTGCAGTGCCCAAGAAGAATCCAAAATCTAGAGCAAGGACGAATATCGAGCACACGACCAAGATCAGCAACTTTTTCGATCCCGCCGATCTGCCGCGCGCGTTGTCTGCGGAGCCCAACAGGGGCTCCGTCTCATCGCGACTCCGGGCGACCATTTCGATTGTTCGAAGAGGACGAATCTACACGTAAACAAAAACACGGTGGACAAGCATTCCGAACTGGCTGTAGAAATACCAAGGGAGAGGAAAACGGCAGCCTGATCTGACGCTGGACGATAGATCATTCGTTATCGCCCGGTCGCGCCGACTCCGGCTTAGCCAGCCTTTCGGAGTTGGTTCAAGGAGTTGTTCCTTGTTTTGCGATAACCCCCGCAATCATTCTTTGTTCGGAGTTCGGAATTCGAACAATAGGCGGTGGGCGCCATTGATAAGAAGTTAGAAGTCATCAATTTGACCACTGTGGGTTCGGTGCGTCATCGGCTGAAATGGAGTGTGAATCGAACTCTCAGCTAGATTCCTTGTTCCGAGAATCTCGTCCTCGTGAGTGCTTTTTTCTGCCTTGGTTGTATCCCGACATAGCTAGGCAATCATCCACACTGAAATCTAAATTCATAATCTAAGCCACTACGCGTTTGACAAAATCCCTGAAAGTCTTCTGCCGTGGCTTGCAGTAGGACAGTAGACAATTCAAACATCTTGGGGCTTACTTGCCCCAGGTTTACGCTACCTACTTTTTATAAACCTGAACTATGCACCGCTTGCCAGCTATCGCGAGCTTGTTCCCAACCGGTTTACAACTCCAGTCTGTATTCTGCGTCTTCCCGTTCGTTGCCTTtatcgaggagctgcggcTGACGGTTCGACGCCCCGTTGGCGTCGGGATTCTGGAGCCAACTACTTGATTTGGAACTTGTCCGGCCCGTTTTCAATTCTGGTATTAATTAGTGGGTCAGAAGATTCTATTATTTGCTTTTGATGGTGCTTCTTTATGAGGGTTGGCACGAGTGAAAGTGGATGGAATCCACGCTAACTTGCACGATGTGTATGTGTTTGTCGGGACGAGCATTGTCAGTCGGACCAGTCGGTTGTTTGCTTCCTCGCTAATACAACAATTTTTTTATTGTTGCTTTCTAAATGTAATCTCCGCTATCAGTTCTTCGTGCTTTTTCATTTCGGAGACGGAGTTCATTTCGGAGTCGGAGTTGAAGACTCTCGATTCAATCTATGTATTGCCAATGACGGTCAATTCAGCATGTATGCAGTTTTATATAGGTCTGCGTATGAACTGAACTAAGCGAGAAAAGAATCCATCTATTTGTTTATCTCGGTTGCTATACATGAATTCAGTACTTGAGGTTGTCTGATGTCACCCACGCTCTTAAGCATACTACATgtcaaaatatatatt of the Penicillium psychrofluorescens genome assembly, chromosome: 1 genome contains:
- a CDS encoding uncharacterized protein (ID:PFLUO_001241-T1.cds;~source:funannotate); the protein is MVARSRDETEPLLGSADNARGRSAGSKKLLILVVCSIFVLALDFGFFLGTAPQTQIFEQIICRNYQTNLHRAGNITNGDPCKSEAVQGELALVIGLKDTFEGIPSILLSLPYGVLSDHWGRKPVMGLALLGLILGEAWVRLVCWWSDVLPLRIIWFSGVFRLIGGGDVVLSAIALVMVADVFSEEEVATALFRLSSCVTLAEVLATPISAYLMTTYNLWFPYILGIGIVILGVTPMYFLPETLEDAKAKKRSQVIATEDDDDDDQTQPPVNKTMRDEIISKLREFKKSTQFIWKDLNVCLAILIFFVSFVSKQSSNILMQYASKKFHWSIAQASLLISLRGTFVLVNFLILMPATNFLLGKYLHLHGKWRDLRMSQVSGLLAVIGFAAMFVAPVPAILIFGLVILSLGSTFAVSSRSLATAIVLPDHVGTLFSAIAVAQSVGMLVSGPLFAALFRLGMHLGNAWMGLPFLQAALFCVVASVAVSCIRLRPSQHNGQEEEQEPLLLPE